The genomic region GGATCACGCTGATCACCTTCACGGTGATTCACCTGGCGCCTGGCGAACCGGTCGAGATGCAGACCGCGATGAGCCCCAAGGTCTCGGCGCAGGCAAGGGCCAGGCTGCGCGAGTTCTACGGCCTGGACAAGCCGCTCCACGTGCAGTACGGCATGTGGCTCTCCAACCTGGCGCGCCTGGACTTCGGGCGCTCCTTCGCGCCTGACAACCGCCCGGTGCTGGACAAGATCAAGGAGAGGATCCCCATCACCATCTCGCTGAACGTGATCGCGCTGATTCTCGAGTTCGGGCTCGCCCTTCCCATCGGCATCCTCGCTGCGGTGCACCGGGACACGCTTTTGGACCGCGCCATCTCGGTCTTCGTCTTCGCCGGGTTCGCGGTGCCGACCTTCTGGCTCGCGCTTCTCTGCATGTACTTCTTCGGGGTGAAGCTGAACTGGCTCCCCATCTCCGGGATCCATTCGCTGGGAAGTGACGCGCTCCCGCCGCTGGCCC from Citrifermentans bremense harbors:
- a CDS encoding ABC transporter permease, translating into MANYLIKRILMLFPLLLGITLITFTVIHLAPGEPVEMQTAMSPKVSAQARARLREFYGLDKPLHVQYGMWLSNLARLDFGRSFAPDNRPVLDKIKERIPITISLNVIALILEFGLALPIGILAAVHRDTLLDRAISVFVFAGFAVPTFWLALLCMYFFGVKLNWLPISGIHSLGSDALPPLARFWDLAKHLLLPISIATFGSLAGLSRYMRSTMLEVLSQDYITTARAKGVRERVVIYRHALKNALLPVITLLGFSLPALIGGSVIFETIFSIPGMGQLFYQGVMARDYPLVMGILVIGAGLTLVGNLLADLFYAVADPRIRHGRG